In one window of Nicotiana tabacum cultivar K326 chromosome 12, ASM71507v2, whole genome shotgun sequence DNA:
- the LOC107823525 gene encoding uncharacterized protein LOC107823525 yields the protein MLREVPKYVKYIKDIVANKRRLTEFGTVALTEECTSRIQHKLPQKLKDPGSFTIPVRIGEFDVGRALCDLGASINLMPLLVFKKLGLGAPRPTTVMLQLANRSYVYLEGVIEDVLLQIGKFIFPTDFIILDYLTDELVPIFLGRPLLETGDAIIKVREGKMILRVDNEEAVFNVYRAI from the coding sequence ATGCTCCGTGAGGTCCCCAAATATGTAAAatatattaaggacatagtggcAAATAAAAGGAGGTTAACTGAGTTTGGGACCGtagcacttactgaggagtgcacttccagGATTCAACATAAGCttccacaaaagcttaaggatccggGTAGTTTTACCATCCCCGTGAGGATTGGTGAATTTGATGTGGGTAgagccttgtgtgatttgggtgcaagtatCAATCTGATGCCGTTGTTAGTGTTCAAAAAATTGGGGTTAGGAGCTCCGAGACCCACCACAGTGATGCTACAGTTAGCTAATAGATCTTATGTTTATCTTGAGGGGGTAATTGAGGACGTCTTGCTGCAGATTGGGAAGTTTATTTTTCCTACAGATTTTATCATCCTAGATTATTTGACAGATGAGTTGGTTCCTATCTTCTTGGGACGGCCTCTTTTGGAAACTGGAGATGCAATTATCAAAGTCCGAGAGGGTAAGATGATCCTGAGGGTGGACAATGAAGAAGCAGTCTTCAATGTATATCGAGCCATTTAG